In Zunongwangia profunda SM-A87, the following proteins share a genomic window:
- a CDS encoding glutathione peroxidase, protein MKIYDFEVSTANGKTLDLKEFKNRPVLVVNTATKCGLAPQFEGLEKLHQQYKDDGLVVLGFPCNQFAGQEPESNDTMAETCKLNHGVTFTLTQKINVNGKETHPLFKYLKQRLPGTLGKRIKWNFTKFLIGPNGEPYKRYAPTTSPEKIEKDIQQLLK, encoded by the coding sequence ATGAAAATTTATGATTTCGAAGTAAGTACTGCCAATGGAAAAACTCTTGATTTAAAAGAGTTTAAAAATCGACCGGTTTTGGTGGTGAACACCGCTACAAAATGTGGTCTTGCACCACAATTTGAAGGGCTTGAAAAGTTACATCAGCAATATAAGGACGATGGTTTGGTAGTACTTGGCTTCCCATGTAATCAATTTGCAGGGCAGGAGCCAGAATCTAACGATACCATGGCAGAAACCTGTAAGCTTAATCACGGAGTAACCTTTACATTAACCCAAAAGATTAATGTAAACGGTAAGGAAACACATCCTTTATTTAAGTATTTAAAGCAACGATTACCTGGGACACTTGGGAAAAGAATTAAGTGGAATTTTACTAAATTCCTAATCGGTCCTAATGGAGAGCCATACAAAAGGTACGCACCAACAACTTCACCAGAGAAAATAGAAAAGGATATCCAACAACTTTTAAAATAG
- a CDS encoding cation:proton antiporter: MTPFIILTIIIFLAALFGYVNVRFLKLPTTIGLMLITIVFSLAIFGISFYDDTLLDIEEYIITKLDFRTLLLDVMLSFLLFAGALHTNFEQLRVQRWPVIVFATLGVLASTFLVGTAVFYIIPLFGLQVSYIHCLLFGALISPTDPIAVLGILKQAGAPKKLETKIVGESLFNDGVGVVVFLTIFNIAASGGSEESTGFLHIMELFGAEVIGGISLGLAIGYITYLLMRSIDDYDTEVIITLATVMVGTALAQKLHFSAPLAMVTAGLLVGNDTVRQSTMSEMTETYVDKFWELIDILLNTVLFVLIGMEILVLTFDLEYIFAGLTAIPIVLICRYLSLLLPIEFFKNRLQFVPKTNLIMTWGGLRGGISIALCLGLTQDMERDLFLVMTYVIVIFSILVQGLTVGNLIKKTQNTQTVE; encoded by the coding sequence ATGACCCCCTTTATTATTCTTACGATTATCATTTTTCTGGCCGCATTGTTTGGCTACGTTAATGTTCGTTTTTTAAAATTACCAACCACCATTGGCTTAATGCTAATTACCATTGTTTTTAGCCTGGCCATTTTTGGAATTAGTTTTTATGACGATACCTTATTGGATATAGAGGAATATATCATTACCAAACTAGATTTTAGAACGCTTCTTTTAGATGTGATGTTAAGTTTTTTGCTATTTGCAGGAGCGCTACATACAAATTTTGAGCAATTAAGGGTGCAACGTTGGCCTGTGATCGTTTTTGCCACTTTGGGTGTTTTGGCCTCTACTTTTCTGGTAGGCACCGCCGTTTTTTATATAATTCCATTATTCGGATTGCAGGTAAGCTATATTCATTGTCTATTATTTGGAGCTTTAATCTCTCCAACAGATCCTATTGCGGTACTGGGGATTTTAAAGCAAGCCGGAGCACCAAAAAAGTTAGAAACTAAAATAGTAGGAGAATCTTTATTTAATGATGGCGTTGGGGTGGTTGTATTTTTAACCATATTTAATATTGCAGCATCTGGCGGAAGTGAAGAAAGTACTGGCTTTTTGCATATTATGGAACTTTTTGGAGCCGAAGTTATTGGAGGGATAAGTTTGGGGTTGGCTATAGGATATATAACTTACCTTTTAATGCGCTCTATAGACGATTATGATACAGAGGTAATCATAACACTGGCAACAGTAATGGTAGGTACTGCATTGGCCCAGAAACTCCATTTTTCAGCACCATTAGCAATGGTCACGGCCGGATTGTTGGTAGGGAATGATACCGTTAGGCAATCTACTATGTCTGAAATGACCGAGACCTACGTTGATAAATTCTGGGAGCTTATCGATATTCTTTTAAATACCGTATTATTTGTATTGATAGGAATGGAAATTTTAGTTCTCACTTTTGATCTTGAATATATTTTTGCCGGCTTAACGGCAATACCTATTGTTTTAATTTGCCGTTACCTTTCTTTATTATTGCCTATAGAGTTTTTTAAAAATCGATTACAATTTGTGCCTAAAACCAATCTTATAATGACCTGGGGAGGATTACGTGGCGGGATCTCTATTGCCTTGTGTCTTGGTCTTACCCAGGATATGGAACGTGATTTGTTTTTGGTGATGACTTATGTAATCGTTATTTTTTCCATTTTAGTTCAGGGGTTAACGGTTGGAAATCTTATCAAGAAAACTCAGAATACCCAGACTGTAGAATAA
- the era gene encoding GTPase Era, whose amino-acid sequence MAHKAGFVNIIGNPNVGKSTLMNAFVGERLSIITSKAQTTRHRILGIVNGEDFQVILSDTPGIIKPAYELQESMMDFVKSAFEDADILVYMVEIGERELKDEAFFRKIVHAEIPVLLLLNKIDKSNQEQLEEQVGLWKEKVPNAEIYPISALEGFNVSEVFSRILELLPESPAFYPKDSLTDKPERFFVNEIIREKILLHYKKEIPYAVEIDTEEFFEEEKIIRMRSIIMVERDTQKGIIIGHKGNALKRVGVEARADLEKFFGKQVHLELYVKVNKNWRSNDRQLKRFGYSKD is encoded by the coding sequence ATGGCACATAAGGCAGGTTTTGTAAATATTATAGGGAATCCAAACGTAGGGAAATCAACTTTAATGAACGCTTTTGTTGGAGAGCGTTTGTCGATTATCACCTCAAAAGCGCAAACGACCAGACATCGGATTTTAGGGATTGTGAACGGAGAAGATTTTCAGGTGATTTTAAGTGATACGCCTGGAATTATTAAGCCTGCTTACGAGCTGCAGGAATCGATGATGGATTTTGTGAAATCTGCTTTTGAGGACGCCGATATTCTGGTGTATATGGTAGAAATTGGCGAGCGAGAATTAAAAGATGAGGCCTTTTTCCGAAAAATTGTCCATGCTGAAATCCCCGTGTTATTACTGCTGAATAAAATCGATAAATCTAACCAGGAACAACTGGAAGAGCAGGTAGGTTTGTGGAAAGAAAAAGTGCCTAATGCAGAAATTTATCCTATATCTGCACTGGAAGGCTTTAATGTATCTGAAGTTTTTAGCCGAATTTTGGAATTATTACCAGAAAGTCCGGCTTTCTACCCAAAAGATAGTCTTACTGATAAGCCAGAGCGATTTTTTGTAAATGAAATTATTCGTGAAAAAATACTGCTGCATTACAAAAAGGAGATTCCTTATGCTGTAGAAATAGATACTGAAGAGTTCTTTGAGGAAGAAAAAATTATAAGAATGCGCAGTATTATAATGGTAGAGCGTGATACCCAAAAAGGAATCATTATTGGGCATAAGGGGAACGCTCTAAAAAGAGTAGGAGTAGAGGCGCGTGCAGATTTGGAAAAATTCTTCGGTAAACAGGTGCATTTAGAATTGTATGTAAAAGTGAATAAAAACTGGAGAAGCAACGATAGGCAACTAAAGCGTTTTGGATACTCTAAAGACTAG
- a CDS encoding carboxypeptidase-like regulatory domain-containing protein, whose protein sequence is MRTLLIKALLLISSSIFGQQLQTSAVLVDAQTKQTIPFATIQYGKNNGVVTNDEGVFVLPEGTLPETKIKVSSLGYEETELTVSELKDTLFIKPSSIALSEVFLSDKNLTGEEILERVLARIDSNYNFSFSKKRFFYRSSFFNNISRLDMEVEESTIPEIDQKFVDNALQQIPRYVDSYMEYLGDFYGNYDEQKIQLIKIANLYNPTNEQGVEELGERMEQIIRDNLGQDTYVKIKSGILGVKMDSEEFLEDLEAPRPKEKTAEEKAQDSIKRYENIANGLKSRINSNLKGMFWKEDITLDIFQKSRKYEFDVAGYTQIGNDIAYVINFQPKRRADFKGKMYVSTEDFGLYRLDYENVKPLKKFKIFGVSNKEDVYNGIMIFEKDQKGKYNPKYIEKSAGNTFGVDRPLTLLVKKGSWLWNKRLKELDLEMDIIASNVSKFQWIVYDEEELTKDAFVAVETNTNFDYQKFKKYNPDFWDGYNIMEPNQAIKSFSSLDDSEETE, encoded by the coding sequence ATGCGAACATTACTTATTAAAGCACTTTTGCTAATCTCGTCCAGTATTTTTGGACAGCAACTCCAAACTTCTGCTGTACTGGTCGATGCTCAAACCAAACAAACTATTCCCTTTGCAACTATTCAATATGGTAAAAACAACGGTGTAGTGACTAACGACGAAGGTGTTTTTGTACTTCCCGAAGGAACTTTGCCAGAAACTAAAATTAAAGTATCTTCATTGGGCTATGAGGAAACCGAATTAACTGTTTCAGAATTAAAAGACACCCTCTTTATTAAACCTTCTTCCATAGCATTATCTGAAGTTTTTCTTTCTGATAAAAACCTTACCGGCGAAGAAATATTAGAACGCGTTCTCGCCAGGATAGACTCTAATTATAATTTTAGTTTTTCTAAGAAGCGCTTTTTTTATCGAAGTTCGTTTTTTAATAATATTAGTCGGCTGGATATGGAAGTTGAAGAAAGTACCATTCCTGAAATCGACCAGAAATTTGTAGACAACGCACTACAACAAATCCCTCGGTACGTAGACAGTTATATGGAATATCTTGGTGACTTTTATGGAAATTATGATGAACAAAAAATTCAACTCATCAAAATCGCTAATCTTTATAATCCTACCAACGAGCAAGGCGTAGAAGAATTGGGGGAGCGAATGGAGCAAATAATCAGGGATAATCTTGGCCAGGACACCTATGTGAAAATTAAATCTGGCATTTTGGGCGTGAAAATGGACAGCGAAGAATTTCTGGAAGATTTGGAAGCACCTAGACCTAAGGAGAAAACAGCTGAGGAAAAAGCTCAGGATAGTATAAAGCGATACGAAAATATCGCTAACGGTCTTAAAAGCCGAATTAATTCGAATTTAAAGGGAATGTTCTGGAAAGAAGACATTACACTGGATATTTTTCAAAAATCCAGAAAATATGAATTCGATGTCGCAGGATATACACAAATAGGAAATGATATTGCTTACGTGATCAATTTTCAGCCAAAACGGCGCGCCGATTTTAAAGGAAAAATGTACGTGAGTACTGAAGATTTTGGACTTTATCGGCTGGATTACGAGAATGTAAAGCCACTAAAGAAGTTTAAGATCTTTGGGGTGAGTAACAAAGAAGATGTGTATAATGGGATTATGATTTTCGAAAAAGATCAAAAAGGAAAGTATAACCCTAAATACATCGAGAAAAGTGCCGGTAATACTTTTGGTGTAGATCGTCCTTTAACCTTACTGGTTAAAAAAGGCAGTTGGTTATGGAATAAACGGCTTAAAGAATTAGACCTGGAAATGGATATTATTGCCAGTAATGTTTCGAAGTTTCAATGGATTGTTTATGATGAAGAAGAATTAACCAAAGATGCCTTTGTTGCAGTAGAAACCAATACTAATTTTGATTATCAGAAATTTAAAAAATATAATCCTGATTTTTGGGATGGCTACAATATCATGGAGCCCAACCAGGCCATTAAATCTTTTAGTTCTTTAGATGATTCAGAAGAAACCGAATAG
- a CDS encoding MarR family winged helix-turn-helix transcriptional regulator: MTAKSTLTLNEQLCFPVYGSTRIISRLYQPVLAKLQLSYPEYLVMLTLWENREVNIGQIRRQLYLNKESLMPILNSLQQKDFISIKEQTPDALETKIHITKTGKALKTRAKRIPFSLSRVLNTPVEELGSMQLLIKNFLNRFEKKK, translated from the coding sequence ATGACAGCTAAATCTACTCTTACCTTAAACGAGCAACTTTGCTTTCCTGTTTACGGTTCAACTCGAATTATATCAAGACTTTACCAACCTGTATTGGCAAAACTTCAATTAAGTTATCCAGAATACCTTGTAATGTTGACGTTATGGGAAAATAGGGAAGTTAATATTGGGCAAATTCGCCGACAACTTTATTTGAATAAGGAAAGTCTTATGCCTATTTTGAATTCGCTTCAGCAAAAAGATTTTATTAGTATCAAGGAGCAAACCCCAGATGCATTAGAGACTAAGATACACATTACTAAAACAGGAAAAGCGTTAAAAACAAGGGCCAAAAGGATTCCTTTCTCATTATCGAGAGTACTTAATACTCCTGTGGAAGAACTTGGAAGTATGCAGTTACTTATTAAAAACTTTTTAAATCGTTTCGAAAAGAAGAAGTAA
- a CDS encoding M1 family metallopeptidase — MKYFSKAVLALAFTGAFSFLSQAQEVVGSNQQDFDEFMDRSGNRYRSASGVPGPDYWQNEADYKIKATLDDQAHTLSGEITLSYTNNSPDELPFIWLYLEQNRFTENSRGNLTTPIGGNRYNGDVDGGYEISNLSAKTGRSTSSKHIINDTRMQIWFEEPIKANGGSATISMNFKYKIPVKGMDRMGRLDVEDGTIYAMAQWYPRPAVYDDIEGWNVEPYLGAGEFYLEYGDFDYEITAPWNHIVVGSGELVNERQVLSSKMRDRLDKARKSDETVFIVGENEITDASLRAKQEGTLTWRFKMENSHDVAFASSKAFIWDAAKIDLPSGKDILAQSVYPKESAGTDAWGRSTEYSKHSIENYSNKWFEFPWPVATNVAAEIGGMEYPGLNFCSWKSKGASLWGVTDHEFGHNWFPMIVGSNERRYAWMDEGFNTFINYYSTQEFGEYPTSLNKTRNMTGWFKSETREGIDTYPDVANLRNLGMVAYYKPAVGLYMLREYILGHERFDNAFKSYIKTWAYKHPQPKDFFNHMENVGGENLSWFFGNWFYGTGNIDLAIDGVQGNREGSGFIINLANKGEVPMPVKLKITYQDGSTEELTLPVEIWQRGDSWSHLVETDKAPKSIEIDPDKILPDVDYSNDSWPAESFYQN; from the coding sequence ATGAAATATTTTTCAAAGGCTGTACTGGCCTTAGCTTTCACAGGAGCTTTTAGCTTTTTGTCTCAGGCTCAGGAAGTAGTAGGGAGCAATCAGCAGGATTTTGATGAATTTATGGATCGTAGCGGTAATCGATACCGGTCGGCTTCTGGAGTACCAGGACCAGATTATTGGCAAAATGAAGCCGATTACAAAATTAAAGCAACTTTAGATGATCAGGCACATACTTTAAGTGGAGAAATTACCCTGTCGTATACCAATAATAGTCCAGATGAATTACCTTTTATTTGGTTATATTTAGAACAGAACCGTTTTACAGAAAACTCTCGAGGTAATCTAACCACGCCAATTGGTGGTAACCGATATAACGGAGATGTAGATGGTGGATACGAGATTTCTAATCTAAGTGCTAAAACTGGAAGAAGTACTTCTTCTAAACATATCATTAACGATACCAGAATGCAGATTTGGTTTGAAGAACCAATTAAAGCGAATGGGGGTAGTGCAACTATTTCGATGAATTTTAAATACAAAATTCCGGTAAAAGGAATGGATCGTATGGGAAGATTAGATGTAGAAGACGGTACGATCTACGCAATGGCACAATGGTATCCCCGTCCGGCAGTCTATGATGATATCGAAGGCTGGAATGTGGAGCCATATCTTGGCGCCGGAGAATTCTATTTAGAGTATGGTGATTTTGATTATGAAATTACAGCACCGTGGAATCACATAGTGGTAGGTTCTGGAGAATTAGTAAACGAACGTCAGGTACTTTCCTCTAAAATGAGAGATCGCCTGGATAAAGCCAGAAAAAGTGATGAAACTGTGTTTATCGTTGGAGAAAATGAAATTACAGATGCTTCTTTAAGAGCGAAACAGGAAGGTACGCTTACCTGGCGTTTTAAAATGGAAAATTCGCATGATGTTGCTTTTGCTTCTTCAAAAGCATTTATCTGGGATGCTGCAAAAATCGATTTGCCAAGTGGGAAGGATATCTTAGCACAATCTGTTTATCCTAAAGAAAGTGCGGGTACCGATGCCTGGGGTAGATCTACAGAATATAGCAAACATTCTATCGAAAATTATTCAAACAAGTGGTTTGAATTTCCCTGGCCGGTAGCAACTAACGTAGCTGCTGAAATTGGAGGAATGGAATATCCTGGTCTTAACTTTTGCAGTTGGAAAAGTAAAGGAGCCTCTCTTTGGGGAGTTACAGATCATGAATTTGGACATAACTGGTTTCCAATGATCGTTGGATCTAACGAAAGAAGGTACGCATGGATGGACGAAGGTTTCAATACTTTTATAAACTATTACAGTACGCAAGAGTTTGGGGAGTATCCCACAAGCCTTAATAAAACAAGAAATATGACAGGTTGGTTTAAATCAGAAACCCGTGAGGGGATCGATACGTATCCAGATGTTGCAAATCTTAGAAACCTTGGGATGGTAGCCTACTATAAGCCAGCCGTTGGATTATATATGTTAAGGGAATATATTTTAGGTCACGAAAGGTTTGATAATGCTTTTAAATCATACATTAAAACATGGGCATATAAGCACCCTCAACCCAAAGATTTCTTTAATCATATGGAAAATGTAGGTGGAGAGAACTTATCCTGGTTTTTTGGGAACTGGTTTTACGGCACGGGAAATATCGATCTGGCGATTGATGGCGTGCAGGGTAATAGAGAAGGAAGCGGATTTATTATCAATTTAGCGAATAAAGGAGAAGTGCCAATGCCGGTTAAATTGAAGATCACTTACCAGGATGGATCTACAGAAGAGTTAACACTTCCCGTAGAAATCTGGCAACGTGGTGATAGCTGGAGTCATTTAGTGGAAACTGATAAAGCTCCAAAGAGCATAGAAATCGATCCTGATAAAATTTTACCAGATGTAGATTATTCTAATGATAGCTGGCCGGCAGAGTCATTCTATCAAAACTAG
- a CDS encoding MIP/aquaporin family protein codes for MTPFIAEILGTALLILLGGGVVANVNLNKTIGQGSDWIVITTAWGLAVFAGVVVAGPYSGAHLNPAVTIGLAIGGLFPWADVPIYIAGEFIGAMIGSFLVYQMYKSHFDATEDGGAKRAVFCTAPAIPNTFRNLISEILGTFVLIIAVFYFADASFETQSGATTKVGLGAIGAIPVSFIVWGIGLSLGGTTGYAINPARDLGPRIVHALLPIKGKTDNGWGYAWIPVVGPIIGAAIAAVLFLILGK; via the coding sequence ATGACACCATTCATAGCAGAGATTTTAGGAACTGCACTACTCATTCTTTTAGGGGGAGGGGTAGTTGCGAATGTCAACTTGAATAAAACTATTGGTCAGGGTAGTGATTGGATTGTGATCACTACAGCATGGGGATTAGCTGTTTTTGCAGGAGTTGTTGTAGCAGGTCCTTACAGTGGGGCACATTTAAATCCTGCAGTAACAATAGGCCTTGCCATTGGAGGCTTGTTTCCGTGGGCAGATGTACCCATATATATAGCCGGCGAATTTATTGGAGCCATGATAGGATCGTTCTTGGTCTATCAAATGTACAAGAGTCACTTTGATGCTACCGAGGACGGTGGTGCAAAACGGGCGGTTTTTTGTACCGCTCCAGCAATACCCAATACTTTCAGGAATCTTATAAGTGAGATTTTGGGAACATTCGTTTTGATTATCGCTGTGTTCTATTTTGCGGATGCATCTTTTGAAACTCAGTCAGGAGCAACAACTAAAGTAGGTCTGGGGGCTATTGGAGCAATTCCCGTTTCTTTTATTGTATGGGGCATAGGACTTTCTCTTGGAGGAACCACAGGATATGCTATAAACCCGGCTCGTGATCTTGGTCCCAGAATAGTACATGCCCTTTTACCAATAAAGGGGAAAACAGACAATGGTTGGGGGTATGCATGGATCCCCGTGGTAGGCCCAATTATAGGGGCTGCCATTGCTGCGGTATTGTTTTTAATCTTAGGAAAGTAA
- a CDS encoding RNA methyltransferase, whose translation MKVDNLEQGFFGIGIQNGKTPENLGVLWRSAQNMGASFIFTIGNRYAKQACDTHKAVGAMPYFHYENFKDFYAHLPKGAMLVGVELDEGAEPLETFKHPRRCVYLLGAEDHGLSKQAIEKSHFLVKFKSTLSLNVSVAGSIIMYDRSAKQ comes from the coding sequence ATGAAAGTGGATAACTTAGAGCAGGGCTTTTTCGGTATTGGAATTCAGAATGGGAAAACTCCGGAAAATTTAGGAGTACTATGGCGTTCTGCCCAAAATATGGGGGCAAGTTTTATTTTTACCATAGGCAATCGTTATGCAAAACAAGCTTGTGATACCCATAAGGCGGTTGGTGCGATGCCGTATTTTCACTATGAAAACTTTAAAGATTTTTATGCACATTTACCTAAAGGTGCCATGTTAGTAGGAGTTGAATTGGATGAGGGAGCGGAGCCTTTAGAAACTTTCAAACACCCACGCCGTTGTGTATATCTTTTAGGAGCTGAAGATCATGGACTCTCTAAACAAGCCATTGAAAAGTCACATTTTTTGGTAAAATTCAAATCTACTTTAAGTTTAAATGTCTCTGTAGCCGGTAGCATTATCATGTACGATCGCAGCGCAAAACAATAA
- a CDS encoding SulP family inorganic anion transporter yields MKQVFNLFDFSQKVNYKTEILAGLTVAMTMIPESLSFAILADFPPLVGLYAAFIMGLITAIFGGRPGLVSGGAGATVVVLIALMNSHGLEYVFAAVAMAGIIQIGVGVFRLGKFIRLVPQPVMFGFVNGLAVIIFSAQLEQFKVMVNGQVEWLTGSPLLIMVALVALTIAIILIFPKITKAVPPSLVAIIVVFAIVYFFGIDTKQVKDIASVSGSLPPFHIPEIPFTLETLKIIFPYGLIMAAVGLTEGLLTLNLVDEITGTRGRSNKECVAQGTANIANGFFYGMGGCPMLAQTLVNLSSGSRARLSGIIAAITILVIILVGAPVIELLPMAALTGVMIMVAFGTFEWASFKTLNKMPKHDIFVMVVVTLITILLHNLALAVLIGVIISALVFAWDNAKRIRARKRIDENGIKHYEIYGPLFFGSTTAFNEKFDVLNDPEEVIVDFSESRIADMSGIEAVNKLTNRYAKQGKKLHLRHLSQDCRRLLNNADAIIEVNIIEDPTYHVVTDKVK; encoded by the coding sequence ATGAAACAAGTTTTCAATCTATTTGATTTCTCACAAAAAGTTAATTATAAAACCGAGATTTTGGCCGGATTAACCGTGGCAATGACAATGATCCCCGAGTCATTATCTTTTGCCATCCTGGCAGATTTCCCTCCTTTAGTAGGATTATATGCGGCTTTTATCATGGGACTTATCACCGCTATTTTTGGTGGACGCCCAGGATTGGTTTCTGGAGGTGCCGGTGCAACTGTAGTGGTTTTGATCGCTTTAATGAACTCACATGGCTTAGAATATGTTTTTGCGGCGGTAGCCATGGCAGGAATTATTCAAATTGGCGTTGGTGTTTTTAGACTTGGTAAATTTATAAGACTGGTACCGCAACCTGTAATGTTTGGTTTTGTAAATGGTCTTGCTGTTATCATCTTTTCTGCACAGCTAGAACAATTTAAAGTAATGGTAAACGGACAGGTTGAATGGTTAACCGGTAGCCCACTTTTAATTATGGTGGCATTAGTTGCTTTAACCATCGCTATTATCCTGATTTTCCCTAAAATCACTAAAGCAGTGCCACCATCTCTAGTAGCCATTATTGTGGTTTTTGCCATTGTTTATTTCTTTGGTATTGACACCAAGCAGGTTAAAGATATTGCTTCGGTTAGCGGAAGTTTACCCCCGTTCCATATCCCAGAGATTCCTTTTACTTTAGAAACGCTGAAAATTATTTTTCCATACGGACTCATCATGGCAGCGGTTGGTTTAACCGAAGGTTTACTTACCTTAAACCTTGTAGACGAAATTACCGGAACCCGAGGCCGTAGTAACAAAGAATGTGTAGCCCAGGGAACCGCTAATATTGCCAACGGATTTTTCTACGGAATGGGCGGTTGCCCTATGCTGGCACAAACCTTGGTTAATTTATCTTCTGGATCTCGCGCAAGACTTTCAGGAATTATTGCTGCAATAACTATCCTTGTTATTATCCTTGTTGGTGCCCCGGTCATCGAATTATTACCCATGGCGGCGCTAACCGGTGTAATGATCATGGTTGCTTTTGGGACTTTTGAATGGGCAAGTTTTAAAACGCTTAATAAGATGCCCAAGCACGATATCTTTGTAATGGTTGTGGTTACTTTGATCACGATTTTACTTCACAATTTAGCTCTTGCCGTACTTATTGGGGTTATTATTTCTGCATTGGTATTTGCATGGGATAACGCCAAAAGAATTAGAGCCCGTAAAAGAATAGATGAAAATGGTATAAAACATTATGAAATTTACGGCCCGCTTTTCTTTGGATCTACCACTGCTTTTAATGAAAAGTTTGATGTTTTAAATGATCCCGAAGAAGTAATTGTAGATTTCTCTGAAAGCCGAATTGCGGACATGTCTGGTATTGAAGCCGTAAATAAACTGACTAATCGTTATGCTAAACAGGGTAAGAAATTACATTTAAGGCACCTTAGTCAGGATTGCCGACGCTTACTGAACAACGCCGATGCCATTATCGAAGTTAACATTATAGAGGATCCCACATACCACGTGGTTACTGATAAGGTAAAATAG
- the der gene encoding ribosome biogenesis GTPase Der, with amino-acid sequence MSGIVAIVGRPNVGKSTFFNRLIQRREAIVDSVSGVTRDRHYGKSDWNGRNFSLIDTGGYVIGSDDVFEAEIDKQVELAIGEADAIIFMVDVESGITPMDEDVAILLRKVNKPVFLAVNKVDNNKRLENAVEFYALGLGEYFPIASTNGSGTGDLLDAVIESLPEETYKEESELPRFAVVGRPNAGKSSFINALIGEDRYIVTDIAGTTRDSIDTKYNRFGFEFNLVDTAGIRRKSKVKEDLEFYSVMRSVRAIENADVCLLVLDATRGFDGQVQNIFWLAQRNRKGIVILVNKWDLVEKETNTMKSYEQMIRREIEPFTDVPVIFISVLNKQRIFKAIETAVKVFENRSKKIKTRELNDVMLPIIENNPPPAIKGKYVKVKFCTQLPTPQPQFAFFCNLPQYVKDPYKRFIENKLREEFDFKGVPITVYFRKK; translated from the coding sequence ATGAGTGGTATTGTTGCTATTGTAGGAAGGCCTAATGTTGGGAAATCTACCTTTTTTAATCGTTTAATTCAACGTCGTGAGGCGATTGTAGACTCGGTGAGCGGTGTAACCCGCGATCGACATTATGGAAAATCAGACTGGAATGGTCGTAATTTTTCATTAATCGATACTGGCGGTTATGTTATTGGTAGTGATGATGTATTCGAAGCTGAAATCGATAAGCAGGTTGAATTGGCCATAGGTGAGGCCGATGCAATTATTTTTATGGTGGATGTCGAGTCTGGGATTACACCCATGGATGAAGATGTTGCTATTTTGCTACGCAAGGTAAATAAACCAGTGTTTTTGGCTGTTAATAAGGTAGACAACAATAAACGTCTGGAAAATGCCGTAGAATTTTATGCTTTAGGTTTAGGGGAATATTTTCCCATAGCCAGTACCAATGGTAGTGGAACGGGAGATTTGTTAGATGCTGTTATCGAATCCTTACCAGAAGAAACTTATAAAGAAGAAAGTGAATTACCTCGATTTGCCGTAGTTGGAAGGCCAAATGCAGGAAAATCGTCTTTTATAAATGCATTAATTGGCGAAGATCGTTATATAGTTACTGATATTGCCGGTACAACCCGTGATTCTATAGATACCAAATACAATCGATTTGGATTCGAATTTAACCTGGTAGATACCGCCGGGATTCGTAGAAAATCTAAAGTAAAGGAAGATTTAGAGTTTTATTCGGTAATGCGATCTGTAAGAGCTATTGAAAATGCCGATGTATGTTTATTGGTTTTAGATGCTACCCGGGGCTTTGATGGGCAGGTTCAAAATATTTTTTGGCTTGCACAACGTAACCGTAAGGGCATTGTAATTTTGGTTAATAAATGGGATTTGGTAGAGAAAGAAACCAATACCATGAAATCTTACGAGCAAATGATTCGAAGGGAAATCGAACCTTTTACAGATGTGCCCGTTATCTTTATTTCCGTCTTAAACAAACAACGAATTTTTAAAGCGATAGAAACCGCTGTTAAGGTTTTCGAAAACCGAAGCAAAAAAATTAAGACCAGAGAACTTAATGATGTAATGCTTCCAATAATAGAAAATAATCCACCACCGGCAATTAAAGGGAAGTATGTAAAAGTAAAATTTTGTACGCAATTGCCCACACCACAGCCACAATTTGCATTTTTCTGTAATCTGCCGCAATATGTTAAAGATCCTTATAAACGATTTATAGAGAACAAGTTAAGGGAGGAATTTGATTTTAAGGGCGTACCGATCACCGTTTATTTTCGGAAAAAATAA